A portion of the Corynebacterium rouxii genome contains these proteins:
- the trmD gene encoding tRNA (guanosine(37)-N1)-methyltransferase TrmD — MRLDVITIFPEYLDPLRHALLGKAIEKDLLSVGVHDLRLWAEDAHKSVDDSPFGGGPGMVMKPTVWGPALDDVATMSGKAHMGAQLDSARVHVDKPRHDELEGIQFAGYDAAEIAEADKPLLLVPTPAGAPFTQEDARAWSNEEHIVFACGRYEGIDQRVIEDAKKTYRVREVSIGDYVLIGGEVAVLVIAEAVVRLIPGVLGNTQSHQDDSFSDGLLEGPSYTKPREWRGFEVPEVLTSGNHAKIERWRREQSLKRTWEVRPELLDGMELDRHDQAYVEGLRRGNTSDNLN; from the coding sequence ATGAGACTTGATGTCATCACAATTTTCCCTGAATATCTTGATCCGCTAAGACACGCACTTTTAGGGAAAGCGATCGAGAAAGATTTGCTTAGTGTCGGTGTTCATGATCTGCGGTTGTGGGCTGAAGATGCGCATAAGTCTGTCGACGATTCTCCCTTCGGCGGTGGGCCAGGAATGGTGATGAAGCCAACGGTGTGGGGACCGGCGCTTGATGATGTAGCTACCATGTCGGGTAAAGCGCACATGGGTGCGCAATTAGATTCGGCACGCGTGCACGTCGATAAGCCTCGTCATGATGAGCTAGAAGGTATTCAATTTGCAGGTTATGATGCCGCAGAGATAGCAGAAGCCGATAAACCGTTGCTTTTGGTTCCCACGCCAGCTGGTGCACCCTTTACTCAAGAAGATGCACGCGCGTGGTCTAACGAAGAGCACATTGTTTTTGCTTGTGGGCGATACGAAGGCATCGATCAACGCGTTATCGAAGATGCTAAGAAAACCTATCGAGTACGTGAAGTCTCCATCGGCGATTATGTTCTCATCGGTGGAGAAGTTGCCGTTCTTGTCATCGCTGAAGCCGTAGTTCGCCTCATCCCAGGTGTCCTTGGAAATACTCAGTCGCATCAAGACGATAGCTTTTCCGACGGCTTGTTGGAAGGCCCAAGCTATACCAAACCTCGTGAATGGCGTGGATTCGAAGTACCTGAAGTGCTCACTAGCGGCAATCATGCCAAGATCGAACGGTGGAGGCGAGAACAATCCCTCAAACGCACGTGGGAAGTACGCCCAGAATTGCTGGATGGTATGGAGCTGGATCGACACGACCAAGCCTATGTAGAAGGCCTGCGGCGAGGAAACACCAGTGATAATCTCAACTGA